A section of the Candidatus Neomarinimicrobiota bacterium genome encodes:
- a CDS encoding UDP-glucose--hexose-1-phosphate uridylyltransferase, translated as MKFPGDQPHRRHNPLSGEWVVVSAHRADRPWLGQLEAIQIESLTSHDPECYLCPGGSRAKGDKNPDYQGTFVFTNDFPALLDENHTSSDIGDDLFHWKTASGTTRVICYSPRHDQTLAELSLSEIETIIETWRDQEKDLMRKYGYVQIFENKGKMMGASNPHPHGQIWAGDFVPSKIESEDANQKAYFETHGRPLLLDYVEKECAGGERIVYQNKSWVSLVPFWATWPFETIIIPRMNLTQMNGMNSDQICDLADILKVLLKKYDLLFNISFPYSMGWHIAPNTGGDNDHWTMHAHIYPPLLRSATIKKFMVGYEMLAESQRDITPEMAAKHLVEISE; from the coding sequence ATGAAATTTCCGGGAGACCAGCCTCATCGGCGGCACAATCCGCTTTCAGGAGAATGGGTGGTAGTATCAGCCCACCGTGCAGATCGTCCATGGCTTGGTCAGCTTGAGGCAATTCAGATAGAATCATTAACCTCTCATGATCCTGAGTGCTATCTCTGTCCAGGAGGAAGTAGAGCCAAAGGTGATAAGAACCCTGACTATCAGGGAACCTTCGTCTTCACCAATGATTTTCCGGCATTGCTTGACGAGAACCATACCTCATCAGATATCGGTGATGACCTTTTTCACTGGAAGACAGCCAGCGGAACGACACGAGTTATCTGCTATTCACCCCGACACGATCAGACACTTGCTGAATTATCCCTGAGTGAAATCGAAACAATCATAGAAACTTGGAGGGATCAAGAGAAAGATCTTATGCGCAAATATGGCTATGTGCAGATATTTGAGAATAAAGGCAAAATGATGGGTGCTTCAAATCCTCACCCTCATGGTCAGATCTGGGCCGGAGATTTCGTACCGTCAAAAATTGAAAGCGAAGATGCAAACCAAAAGGCGTATTTTGAAACTCACGGGCGTCCCTTATTATTGGATTATGTTGAAAAGGAATGTGCTGGGGGTGAGCGAATAGTCTATCAAAACAAATCCTGGGTCTCATTGGTTCCGTTTTGGGCTACCTGGCCCTTTGAAACGATAATTATTCCCAGAATGAATCTGACTCAGATGAATGGGATGAATTCAGATCAAATCTGTGATCTAGCTGACATCCTCAAGGTATTGTTAAAGAAGTATGATCTGCTTTTTAACATCTCCTTTCCATATAGTATGGGTTGGCATATAGCACCAAATACGGGAGGGGACAATGACCACTGGACGATGCACGCCCATATTTATCCACCCCTGCTTAGATCCGCAACAATCAAGAAATTTATGGTCGGATACGAGATGCTTGCTGAATCACAAAGAGATATTACTCCAGAAATGGCTGCTAAACATCTAGTAGAAATATCAGAATAA